The following coding sequences are from one Acipenser ruthenus chromosome 7, fAciRut3.2 maternal haplotype, whole genome shotgun sequence window:
- the LOC117415742 gene encoding CDGSH iron-sulfur domain-containing protein 1-like, with the protein MNARSMSKAELIAAISLTAGAAAIGYMAYKTFMSKEKCCKTRVNLEIQKDNPKVVHAFDIEDLGDKAVYCRCWRSKKFPLCDGSHTKHNEDTGDNVGPLIIKKKEA; encoded by the exons ATGAACGCGAGGTCTATGTCAAAAG CTGAGCTGATAGCGGCGATCTCCTTGACAGCAGGAGCAGCTGCTATTGGGTACATGGCCTATAAAACATTTATGTCCAAAGAAAAGTGCTGTAAGACCCGGGTCAATCTAGAAATCCAGAAGGACAACCCTAAGGTAGTTCATGCCTTTGACATTGAAGACCTGGGAGACAAGGCAGTATACTGCCGCTGCTGGAGGTCTAAAAAG TTCCCATTATGTGATGGATCCCACACAAAGCACAATGAAGACACCGGCGATAACGTTGGGCCTCTCAt
- the LOC117415741 gene encoding ubiquitin-conjugating enzyme E2 D4-like isoform X1, whose amino-acid sequence MALKRIQKELNDLQRDPPAQCSAGPVGDDLFHWQATIMGPSDSPYQGGVFFLTIHFPTDYPFKPPKVAFTTKIYHPNINSNGSICLDILRSQWSPALTVSKVLLSICSLLCDPNPDDPLVPDIAHIYKSDKEKYNRLAREWTQKYAM is encoded by the exons ATGGCTTTAAAAAGAATACAGAAG gAGTTAAATGACTTGCAACGGGATCCACCTGCACAGTGCTCAGCGGGTCCAGTGGGGGATGATT TGTTTCATTGGCAAGCAACAATAATGGGACCT AGCGACAGTCCATATCAAGGAGGGGTTTTCTTTCTCACAATCCACTTTCCGACAGATTACCCTTTTAAACCACCAAAG GTAGCGTtcacaacaaaaatatatcaTCCAAACATAAACAGTAATGGAAGTATTTGCCTGGATATTTTGAGATCACAGTGGTCCCCGGCACTAACAGTATCAAAAG ttttattgtCCATATGTTCATTGCTTTGTGACCCAAACCCTGACGACCCCTTAGTACCAGACATAGCACACATCTACAAGTCAGATAAAGAAAA ATACAACAGACTAGCAAGAGAATGGACTCAGAAGTATGCAATGTAA
- the LOC117415741 gene encoding ubiquitin-conjugating enzyme E2 D4-like isoform X2, with product MGPSDSPYQGGVFFLTIHFPTDYPFKPPKVAFTTKIYHPNINSNGSICLDILRSQWSPALTVSKVLLSICSLLCDPNPDDPLVPDIAHIYKSDKEKYNRLAREWTQKYAM from the exons ATGGGACCT AGCGACAGTCCATATCAAGGAGGGGTTTTCTTTCTCACAATCCACTTTCCGACAGATTACCCTTTTAAACCACCAAAG GTAGCGTtcacaacaaaaatatatcaTCCAAACATAAACAGTAATGGAAGTATTTGCCTGGATATTTTGAGATCACAGTGGTCCCCGGCACTAACAGTATCAAAAG ttttattgtCCATATGTTCATTGCTTTGTGACCCAAACCCTGACGACCCCTTAGTACCAGACATAGCACACATCTACAAGTCAGATAAAGAAAA ATACAACAGACTAGCAAGAGAATGGACTCAGAAGTATGCAATGTAA
- the LOC117414814 gene encoding transcription factor A, mitochondrial, with protein MASLISCGAGFFGKTLGLLSSRSLARCTCVCPAVRGISFSTSSGGPPKRPLTGYLRYAVQQRPAVAKQYPDVRIVEITKKIAQEWRLLSPEQKKPYQEAALAARQVYKEEMTKFKEQLSPAQAAALKEEKRQKMARRRAIRKKRELTMLGKPKRPRSAFNIFMSEHFQEATGESMQSKMKNLFEDWSKLRISQKQVYMQLAEDDKIRYKNEMKSWEEHMVEVGREDLIRNRKKKTKPKKSVKAKGNKTNTKVVSESKGTETPASSPGTGKSASRAKKAEE; from the exons aTGGCCAGTTTAATTTCATGTGGCGCTGGATTTTTTGGGAAAACATTGGGGCTCCTAAGTAGTCGATCTCTTGCAAG GTGTACTTGTGTGTGCCCAGCAGTGAGAGGGATTTCTTTCAGCACAAGCTCAGGAGGACCTCCAAAAAGACCACTGACTGGTTACCTTCGATATGCAGTACAGCAACGGCCTGCAGTGGCAAAACAGTATCCAG ATGTGAGGATTGTGGAAATAACTAAAAAGATTGCACAAGAGTGGAGATTGCTGTCTCCTGAACAAAAAAAG CCATATCAGGAGGCTGCACTTGCAGCGAGGCAGGTATATAAAGAAGAGATGACAAAATTCAAAGAACAGCTATCGCCTGCCCAGGCAGCAGCACTGAAAGAAGAGAAGAGGCAGAAAATGGCCAGGAGAAGGGCAATAAGGAAAAAGCGG GAGCTTACAATGTTAGGCAAGCCCAAACGACCAAGGTCTGCATTTAACATCTTTATGTCTGAACACTTTCAAGAAGCTACAGGAGAATCAATGCAG TCCAAGATGAAGAACTTGTTCGAAGACTGGAGTAAACTGCGTATTTCACAAAAACAG GTCTACATGCAACTTGCAGAAGATGATAAAATCCggtataaaaatgaaatgaaatcgtGGGAAGAACACATGGTTGAGGTGGGACGTGAAGACCTCATTCGCAACAGGAAGAAGAAGACGAAACCCAAGAAGTCGGTAAAAGCAAAAGGAAATAAAACTAATACCAAAGTGGTTTCAGAAAGCAAAGGCACTGAAACGCCTGCAAGCTCACCTGGTACTGGAAAGTCAGCCAGCAGGGCTAAGAAGGCTGAGGAGTAA